A window from Gemmatimonadaceae bacterium encodes these proteins:
- a CDS encoding GWxTD domain-containing protein codes for MHPEIATQGRADSLVELTDSRASYRRAGLLVAAGELSFVGSISFLGGGSTDSTLMLIDLSLSDRQLTFTREGDSYHAGYEVDLALERAGSATRRITTHEQVRVGSLRETTRDEESVIYQQVASLPPGEATVTISIRDAGSTRNGIVRDPVRVPRFDEGTITAPIPALRARPRSSREKLPEIVVNPRATSVYGHDSVAVYYLEGYGPPMNGWTPVVQVRVISDNGVVVYADSVPWIEAGDKLRSAILRVPIARVGFGELSVSASPFRGPGASALTLQAPLLVSFGDGLPISSFGDMLGLLRFFASADRLRTLRELAPGDRPRGWAAFLEATDSATMSPANAALKAYLARLVDANARFREDDHTPGWLTDRGMIFSALGEPDNQIEPNASDAERSLAQVWSYHRYHVRFTFVDRAGFGRWRLTAGSEAEYRALMHRIAR; via the coding sequence GTGCATCCTGAGATAGCGACCCAAGGCCGCGCAGATTCGCTCGTCGAGCTGACCGATTCGCGAGCGAGCTATCGACGAGCAGGTCTGCTCGTCGCCGCGGGCGAGCTTTCGTTCGTAGGCTCCATCTCTTTTCTCGGCGGCGGGTCGACCGACAGCACACTGATGCTGATTGATCTCTCGCTCTCAGACCGTCAACTGACATTCACGCGTGAAGGCGACAGCTATCACGCGGGGTACGAGGTGGATCTGGCCCTCGAGCGAGCTGGGAGCGCAACGCGCAGAATCACGACGCACGAGCAGGTTCGCGTTGGAAGCTTGCGCGAGACGACGCGAGACGAGGAGAGCGTCATCTACCAGCAGGTGGCGTCGCTCCCCCCGGGTGAAGCCACCGTCACGATATCGATTCGAGACGCCGGGAGCACGCGCAATGGGATTGTTCGGGATCCCGTTCGCGTACCACGCTTCGACGAGGGGACGATCACGGCGCCGATTCCTGCTCTGCGAGCGCGTCCACGTTCGAGTCGCGAGAAGCTGCCCGAGATCGTGGTGAACCCGCGCGCGACGTCGGTATACGGTCATGATAGCGTCGCGGTGTACTATCTCGAAGGATACGGGCCGCCAATGAATGGGTGGACACCAGTCGTTCAGGTCCGCGTCATTAGCGATAACGGCGTCGTTGTCTACGCAGACTCGGTTCCCTGGATCGAAGCCGGTGACAAGCTCCGCAGCGCAATTCTGCGCGTGCCGATCGCGCGCGTTGGTTTCGGCGAGCTATCTGTTTCGGCTTCACCCTTTCGCGGTCCGGGCGCGTCAGCACTGACGTTGCAGGCTCCCTTGCTCGTCAGTTTTGGCGATGGCCTACCGATTTCCTCCTTCGGCGACATGCTGGGCCTGCTTCGCTTTTTCGCCTCGGCCGACCGACTGCGTACGCTCCGCGAGCTCGCGCCGGGCGATCGGCCTCGTGGGTGGGCGGCATTCCTCGAGGCCACCGATTCCGCGACGATGTCCCCCGCCAACGCGGCGCTCAAGGCGTATCTCGCTCGTTTAGTCGATGCTAATGCTCGATTCCGGGAAGACGACCACACACCAGGGTGGCTCACCGATCGCGGGATGATCTTCAGCGCTCTCGGCGAACCGGATAACCAGATCGAGCCTAACGCTTCGGACGCCGAGCGGTCGCTCGCCCAGGTATGGAGCTATCATCGCTATCACGTGCGATTCACATTTGTTGATCGCGCGGGCTTCGGACGGTGGCGCCTGACCGCCGGTAGCGAAGCCGAATACCGCGCCTTGATGCATCGAATCGCGCGATGA
- a CDS encoding cold-shock protein, whose translation MARGKVKWFNDAKGYGFIEQEGGEDVFVHFSAIQMDGFKTLAEGQEVEFEIRTGDKGLHAANVTRV comes from the coding sequence ATGGCTAGAGGGAAGGTGAAATGGTTCAATGATGCGAAGGGTTACGGTTTCATTGAACAAGAGGGCGGCGAAGACGTGTTCGTGCACTTCTCCGCGATTCAGATGGACGGGTTCAAGACGCTTGCCGAGGGCCAGGAAGTCGAGTTCGAGATCCGGACCGGAGACAAAGGGCTGCACGCCGCGAACGTAACCCGAGTCTGA
- the polA gene encoding DNA polymerase I, with protein sequence MSAPTTIESPVVTPPASPRLFLVDGYALIYRAFFALISRPLTTSHGENTSAAWGIVNFLNRLVTAHKPEYLGWVHDSGLSFRHEAYAGYKATREKLTDELQSDFDRGMERIRQLLEAYRVPIITVRGYEADDVIGTLAGKAVTAGVNVVVISGDKDFQQLVRPGVWLLNPGRGGPASVEEHWVGVENGSERLGVPPHHVTDYLALVGDASDNVPGVRGIGEKTGQELVSTYGSLDNILAHAAEIPKKRPREALLEQADMARLSKQLVTIRDDVEVELELDRLRIVEPDRERLRGLYVELEFHTIIKDIALTETEVVVERPKTNYVTVDSVAMLQKVIARARKAPHMAIDTEAVIDSASPTEMDPLRATLVGIGIAVAPGEAYYMSFGHREWEEPQGTLALGDATGELGAEEKDAEDGEPRKKSPRKRAVSKAEPASIAGRALATSGRQRVRNLPPISDPALAPLRALLEDATVPKTAQNAKFDLLVLRGAGIELRGLDFDTMVASYVLDPGRRSHGIDQLALEFLNHKMTTLAELCGRGKDLIPYDQVPVDCARDYSCEDADFTWQLRGVFEPQMETLQLARLFRDVEMPLVGVLAEMEWSGIAIDVEWFRTLKERFERERRRVEQTIYAEAGQEFNINSNPKLREILFDTLGLPVLKKTPTGPSTDASVLQQLADEGHTLPALLMEYREIAKLESTYIDALPAYVNPRTSRVHTSLSQTVAATGRLSSSDPNLQNIPIRRELGRDIRRGFIPRRGWQLVGADYSQIELRVLAHLSGDPAFVQAFQTGGDIHRQTAALIFDVPVDSVTSEMRSRAKTINFATIYGQGARALSQQLKIAHAEARAFIDRYFERFKLVREYLDSMVAFARDHGYVQTILGRRRYIPELRDRNFNIRAFGERTAANSPIQGSAADLIKIAMIRIHDALRARQMSSRMLLQVHDELVFEVPGPEHDELMALVKHEMEHAAQLSVPLVVDLGEGSNWLETKLA encoded by the coding sequence GTGTCTGCACCGACGACCATCGAATCGCCCGTCGTTACGCCCCCGGCGTCTCCTCGACTCTTTCTCGTCGACGGATATGCGCTCATCTATCGTGCATTCTTCGCGCTCATCTCGCGCCCGCTGACGACGAGCCATGGAGAAAACACCTCCGCCGCGTGGGGGATTGTAAACTTCCTAAACAGGCTTGTCACCGCGCACAAACCGGAATACCTGGGCTGGGTACACGATTCCGGATTGTCGTTCCGCCACGAGGCGTATGCGGGATACAAGGCCACGCGCGAGAAGCTCACCGATGAGCTCCAATCGGATTTCGACCGCGGCATGGAGCGCATCCGTCAGCTCCTCGAGGCGTATCGTGTTCCGATTATCACGGTGCGAGGCTACGAAGCGGATGACGTCATTGGAACACTGGCTGGCAAGGCCGTCACCGCAGGAGTGAACGTCGTCGTCATCTCGGGCGACAAGGACTTTCAACAGCTCGTCCGGCCGGGAGTATGGCTGTTGAACCCTGGACGCGGTGGTCCCGCGAGCGTTGAAGAACACTGGGTAGGTGTCGAAAACGGAAGCGAGCGACTTGGAGTTCCTCCTCATCATGTAACCGACTATCTCGCTCTCGTCGGTGACGCGTCCGACAATGTGCCTGGCGTCCGCGGCATCGGTGAAAAAACCGGCCAGGAGCTCGTGAGCACCTACGGTTCGCTGGATAACATCCTCGCTCACGCCGCCGAGATCCCGAAGAAACGACCGCGCGAAGCGCTGCTCGAGCAAGCGGATATGGCGAGACTCAGCAAGCAACTCGTCACTATCCGCGACGATGTCGAGGTCGAGTTGGAGCTCGATCGATTGAGGATCGTCGAGCCGGATCGAGAGCGGCTTCGCGGACTCTACGTCGAGCTCGAATTTCACACGATCATAAAGGACATCGCGCTGACCGAGACCGAAGTCGTCGTCGAGCGCCCGAAGACCAATTACGTGACGGTCGACAGCGTCGCGATGCTGCAAAAGGTCATCGCGCGGGCGCGCAAGGCGCCGCATATGGCCATCGACACCGAAGCCGTGATCGACAGCGCGTCGCCGACCGAAATGGATCCACTACGCGCAACGCTTGTCGGCATCGGAATCGCCGTTGCCCCGGGCGAAGCTTACTACATGTCGTTCGGCCATCGTGAGTGGGAGGAGCCACAGGGCACTCTCGCGTTAGGCGACGCGACCGGTGAGCTTGGCGCCGAGGAAAAGGACGCGGAGGACGGCGAGCCAAGGAAGAAAAGTCCTCGTAAGCGCGCTGTTTCTAAAGCGGAGCCGGCGAGTATCGCTGGCCGTGCGCTCGCAACGTCGGGACGTCAGCGAGTCCGAAACCTGCCTCCGATATCCGATCCGGCGCTCGCGCCGCTCCGTGCATTGCTCGAGGACGCAACCGTTCCGAAGACCGCACAAAACGCCAAGTTCGATCTGCTCGTGCTACGCGGCGCGGGAATCGAACTCCGTGGTCTCGACTTCGATACGATGGTAGCGAGCTACGTGCTCGATCCGGGTCGCCGCTCTCACGGCATCGACCAGCTGGCGTTGGAGTTTCTCAATCACAAGATGACGACGCTCGCAGAGCTCTGCGGTCGCGGCAAGGACTTGATCCCATACGATCAGGTGCCTGTCGACTGCGCGCGTGACTACTCCTGCGAAGACGCTGACTTCACCTGGCAGCTGCGCGGCGTGTTCGAGCCGCAAATGGAGACCCTTCAACTCGCGCGGCTCTTCCGTGACGTCGAGATGCCTCTGGTCGGCGTGCTTGCCGAGATGGAATGGAGCGGCATCGCCATCGACGTCGAGTGGTTCCGTACGCTCAAGGAGCGCTTCGAGCGTGAGCGCCGGCGCGTAGAGCAGACGATCTACGCCGAGGCGGGCCAGGAGTTCAACATCAACTCAAATCCGAAGCTGCGCGAGATTCTCTTCGACACGTTGGGGCTGCCTGTGTTGAAGAAGACGCCGACCGGGCCGTCGACCGATGCCAGCGTCTTGCAGCAGCTGGCCGATGAGGGCCACACACTTCCCGCGCTGCTCATGGAGTACCGGGAAATTGCGAAGCTCGAGAGCACGTACATCGACGCACTGCCCGCCTACGTGAATCCCCGCACCAGTCGCGTCCACACATCCTTGAGTCAGACGGTTGCTGCGACCGGTCGCTTGTCGTCCAGCGACCCAAACCTGCAGAACATCCCCATTCGTCGTGAGCTCGGTCGCGACATACGCCGCGGCTTCATTCCGCGTCGCGGCTGGCAACTCGTCGGCGCCGACTATTCACAGATCGAGCTGCGGGTCCTCGCGCACCTCTCCGGCGATCCCGCTTTCGTGCAGGCGTTTCAAACGGGCGGCGACATTCACCGCCAAACAGCCGCACTGATCTTCGACGTACCCGTCGATAGCGTGACGTCAGAAATGCGCAGTAGGGCGAAGACGATCAACTTTGCGACGATCTACGGCCAGGGCGCGCGCGCTCTGTCGCAACAGCTGAAAATCGCGCACGCGGAGGCGCGGGCGTTCATCGATCGATACTTCGAGCGCTTCAAGCTCGTGCGCGAGTATCTCGATTCCATGGTCGCATTTGCGCGCGATCACGGCTACGTACAAACAATCCTCGGACGCCGACGCTACATACCGGAACTGCGTGATAGGAACTTCAACATTCGCGCATTCGGTGAGCGAACAGCCGCCAACTCGCCCATTCAGGGGTCCGCGGCGGACCTCATCAAAATCGCGATGATTCGCATCCATGATGCGCTCCGTGCGCGACAGATGAGCAGCCGGATGTTACTCCAGGTTCACGACGAACTGGTGTTCGAAGTGCCAGGACCGGAGCACGACGAGTTGATGGCGCTCGTGAAGCACGAAATGGAGCACGCCGCGCAACTGTCGGTACCTCTCGTCGTGGATCTGGGCGAAGGCTCAAATTGGCTCGAGACCAAGCTGGCCTAA
- a CDS encoding type II secretion system protein, with translation MARSHRSGFTLVELLIVIVVIGILAALAIPRFQSTKGKAYLASAKSDLKNLSTAEESFFYEHRTYSTSLDSLKAVSSPGVILVVVNATAEGWAATAYHPNAWPHTCALFYGPVTAVAPATAEGQIACN, from the coding sequence ATGGCTCGCTCCCACCGTTCGGGATTCACGCTCGTCGAGTTGCTGATAGTGATCGTCGTCATCGGCATTCTAGCCGCGTTGGCGATACCGCGCTTTCAGTCGACCAAAGGCAAAGCGTATCTCGCCTCGGCGAAAAGCGATTTGAAGAATCTCTCGACTGCCGAAGAATCGTTCTTCTACGAGCATCGCACCTACTCGACGAGTCTCGATTCGCTCAAGGCAGTCTCTTCCCCCGGCGTGATTCTCGTCGTTGTGAACGCGACGGCCGAGGGTTGGGCGGCGACGGCATACCATCCAAACGCGTGGCCGCACACCTGCGCCCTCTTTTACGGCCCTGTAACGGCGGTCGCGCCGGCGACGGCCGAGGGCCAGATCGCCTGCAACTGA
- a CDS encoding lysophospholipid acyltransferase family protein: protein MLYALLRSVAGIALRWFYRRIDVEGLDRLPSAAPVILVVNHPNALVDALLVGWAMPRRIVLTAKSTLFQSPALARFLTWVGVVPLVRSSDVRTVSGTIDPRRNTLAFGALRDVLRRGGAVVVFPEGISHDEPSLAPLRTGAARIALEARDEGGVHGLQIVPVGLTFERKQTPRTRVLVQVGEPIALDRWNISGDNAVSALTEEIDARLRTVTQNYESIDDASRAAALSALFAALFRDEPASVGSSHSLRIDVSIAHRIEGARRALIRGADGGLRARTDGLLRSLEAFEDRLAIHGISLDDVSVSAARRHAAPFVLRESWVLAIAGPMAFWGTLNHWLPFHGARLIARRSIESASDPAMRTIVAGSALVLLFYIAQGALVAWLAGWLVAALYVASLPLAADVNFLLRERLRRARRRARTYLLFRRRPRLHAQLQSELLRLRGEALDVERMLREVGVSEAV, encoded by the coding sequence ATGTTGTACGCGCTGCTGAGAAGCGTCGCGGGTATTGCGCTCCGATGGTTTTATCGTCGAATCGACGTCGAAGGGCTCGATAGGCTACCGTCTGCCGCGCCGGTGATTCTCGTCGTCAACCACCCGAATGCGTTGGTCGATGCGCTGCTCGTTGGCTGGGCGATGCCGCGTCGCATCGTGCTCACCGCGAAATCGACACTGTTCCAGAGTCCCGCACTCGCGAGATTCCTGACTTGGGTCGGCGTCGTCCCACTCGTTAGGAGTAGCGACGTACGGACGGTTTCCGGAACGATCGATCCACGACGCAACACGCTGGCGTTTGGCGCGCTGCGTGACGTGCTCCGCCGGGGCGGCGCGGTTGTCGTCTTCCCTGAGGGGATCTCGCACGACGAGCCGTCCCTCGCGCCGCTTCGTACTGGCGCCGCGCGCATTGCGCTCGAGGCGCGCGACGAGGGCGGCGTTCATGGTTTACAGATTGTACCGGTTGGCCTCACGTTCGAACGCAAGCAAACGCCGCGAACACGAGTTCTCGTTCAGGTCGGGGAGCCAATCGCGCTGGACCGATGGAATATCAGCGGCGACAATGCGGTCTCCGCCCTTACCGAAGAAATCGACGCACGGTTGCGTACCGTCACGCAAAACTATGAGAGCATCGATGATGCCTCGCGCGCTGCCGCACTCTCGGCGCTCTTCGCGGCGTTATTCCGGGACGAACCAGCATCGGTTGGATCATCTCACTCGTTACGCATCGACGTGTCGATCGCCCACCGCATCGAGGGTGCCAGGCGCGCGCTGATCCGAGGTGCAGATGGCGGCCTTCGCGCGCGAACAGATGGTCTGTTGCGGTCGTTGGAGGCCTTCGAGGACCGACTCGCCATTCATGGCATCTCACTCGACGACGTGAGCGTCTCGGCGGCGCGTCGTCACGCTGCTCCGTTCGTCCTTCGCGAGAGCTGGGTTCTCGCCATTGCCGGACCCATGGCGTTTTGGGGAACGCTGAATCATTGGCTGCCCTTTCACGGAGCTAGACTCATTGCTCGCCGCTCGATCGAGAGTGCCTCCGATCCAGCGATGCGAACAATCGTCGCTGGCTCAGCGCTCGTGCTGTTGTTCTATATCGCTCAGGGTGCGCTCGTCGCCTGGCTTGCCGGCTGGCTGGTCGCCGCCTTGTACGTCGCGAGCCTGCCGCTTGCGGCAGACGTGAATTTTTTGCTGCGTGAGCGATTGCGACGCGCTCGTCGAAGAGCCCGGACGTACCTCTTGTTTCGACGGCGGCCGCGGCTGCACGCACAACTACAGAGCGAGCTACTGCGACTTCGCGGCGAAGCCCTGGACGTCGAGCGGATGCTTCGCGAGGTCGGTGTCAGCGAAGCGGTCTGA
- a CDS encoding MFS transporter — protein MAHPQHVMPLTLPDGEIRPVVRAPAIERWSWALYDFANTIFSMNIATLYFSVWLVSDLGSTDLVYAVANSAASILVVAAIPVLGAISDVRRRRKPWVVWFTVASCLGCAAIGILGQTTLPLVGQGIAHPAVVPAGWRASTGSLLPVLIAFVIANFAYQGAQPFYNAMMPELVPVEEQGRLSGFGVAVGYVGSIVGVALVVPFFAGGLPGVVTFSSGVNNVLHTIMPFTANGGRVATFFPTGVLFLLFSLPLFLICRDHNTAPRGTRVNVRKAFRDVAQTVSASREHPGALRFIITSLVYQDAIGTIVTFMTLYAVRAVGFDKGKEVTLFMVLTIPAIFGSYFFGHLVDRIGAKRSLNITLWIWVVLLGAMMAVTTQRAFWLVGLAIGLNFGGVNAIERPLLLSLIPDVQAGRYFSLMLLSARVAAVIGPLLWGLTVWALEGPIGTSLAYRAAVLVVAFMFVIAIWVLRGVPDRRPQRLRAA, from the coding sequence ATGGCTCACCCGCAGCACGTCATGCCTCTCACACTACCGGATGGAGAGATCCGTCCGGTCGTTCGCGCGCCAGCCATCGAGCGTTGGAGCTGGGCGCTGTATGACTTCGCAAACACGATCTTCTCGATGAACATCGCCACACTGTACTTCTCGGTGTGGTTGGTGAGCGATCTTGGCTCGACGGACCTCGTGTACGCCGTTGCGAATTCGGCCGCGTCCATCCTGGTGGTTGCCGCGATACCCGTACTCGGCGCGATCTCGGATGTGCGGCGACGACGCAAGCCGTGGGTTGTGTGGTTCACAGTTGCATCCTGCCTCGGCTGCGCAGCGATCGGAATTCTCGGACAAACGACGCTACCACTCGTTGGGCAGGGAATCGCGCATCCTGCTGTCGTTCCAGCAGGATGGCGCGCGAGCACCGGGTCACTGCTACCGGTTCTGATTGCGTTCGTAATTGCGAACTTCGCCTACCAGGGCGCGCAGCCGTTTTACAACGCAATGATGCCGGAGCTGGTACCGGTGGAAGAGCAGGGACGGCTCTCTGGATTCGGTGTGGCCGTCGGCTACGTCGGATCCATCGTCGGTGTTGCGCTCGTCGTTCCGTTCTTCGCCGGCGGGCTTCCCGGAGTCGTGACGTTCAGTAGCGGCGTGAACAATGTGCTTCACACGATCATGCCATTCACAGCGAATGGAGGTCGGGTAGCGACGTTTTTTCCGACGGGCGTGTTGTTTCTCCTTTTCTCATTGCCGCTGTTCTTGATTTGTCGGGATCACAATACTGCTCCACGTGGAACTCGGGTGAACGTGCGGAAGGCATTCCGCGACGTCGCCCAGACCGTCAGCGCGTCGCGTGAGCATCCGGGTGCTCTCCGCTTCATCATCACTTCGCTCGTGTATCAGGACGCGATTGGCACGATCGTGACGTTCATGACACTCTACGCGGTCCGCGCCGTTGGCTTCGACAAAGGGAAAGAGGTCACCCTTTTCATGGTGCTCACGATTCCGGCGATTTTCGGGAGCTACTTTTTCGGGCATCTGGTCGATCGCATCGGCGCGAAGCGCTCGCTCAACATCACACTCTGGATCTGGGTGGTGTTGCTCGGAGCAATGATGGCGGTGACGACGCAGCGCGCGTTCTGGCTCGTGGGTCTCGCCATCGGGCTCAATTTCGGCGGCGTGAATGCGATCGAGCGGCCGCTGCTGTTGTCGCTTATTCCCGACGTCCAGGCCGGACGGTACTTCAGCCTGATGCTCCTGTCAGCCCGCGTTGCGGCCGTGATCGGACCATTGCTGTGGGGGCTCACGGTGTGGGCTCTCGAAGGGCCGATCGGAACGAGCCTCGCCTATCGAGCAGCAGTCCTCGTCGTCGCGTTCATGTTCGTGATTGCGATCTGGGTCCTGCGCGGAGTTCCTGATCGGCGACCGCAGCGATTGCGAGCGGCGTGA
- a CDS encoding ABC transporter permease, with product MNAGLVSAFAEATIRTATPLLLAASGELIIERAGLINIGLEGVVLGGAFGALLGATHGGTAFGYAVAAASGLFVMLVFAFATLGMGADQIITGTAITLLALGATGTLYRTLYGAGGAALSIATSAPIPVPLLAKVPVIGSALFAQPAVTYFAYAVVPMTWWWLTNTHAGLALRAIGENPAAAIAAGISVRRYRLAATVVAGVLGGIAGGVLVLAQAGTFVEGMSAGRGFIAIAIVVLGRWNPIGVGLAALLFAATTSLQYLAQATGLDIPYQLVLALPYVLTLAALAGIGGRAAPPATLARVE from the coding sequence ATGAACGCTGGTCTGGTGAGCGCCTTCGCTGAAGCAACGATTCGGACCGCCACGCCGCTGCTGCTCGCGGCGAGCGGAGAGCTGATCATCGAGCGCGCGGGACTGATCAACATTGGCCTCGAGGGCGTCGTTCTCGGTGGCGCATTTGGCGCGCTTCTCGGAGCGACACACGGAGGAACCGCATTCGGTTACGCAGTAGCCGCCGCTTCCGGTCTGTTCGTCATGCTCGTGTTCGCCTTTGCCACGTTAGGCATGGGCGCGGATCAGATCATCACGGGCACGGCGATCACCCTTTTGGCTCTCGGAGCTACGGGGACGCTCTACCGTACTCTGTACGGCGCCGGTGGAGCGGCCCTGTCCATCGCGACGAGCGCCCCAATTCCAGTTCCGCTGCTGGCGAAGGTGCCCGTTATCGGCAGCGCACTGTTCGCACAGCCGGCAGTGACATATTTCGCGTACGCCGTGGTGCCTATGACCTGGTGGTGGCTCACGAACACGCATGCTGGCCTCGCGCTGCGGGCCATCGGAGAGAATCCCGCAGCCGCGATTGCCGCTGGGATATCCGTTCGACGTTATCGACTGGCCGCTACTGTCGTTGCCGGTGTGTTGGGGGGAATCGCAGGCGGCGTGCTAGTGCTCGCCCAGGCCGGCACCTTCGTGGAAGGCATGTCGGCCGGCCGCGGCTTCATTGCGATCGCGATTGTCGTCCTTGGACGCTGGAATCCGATTGGCGTCGGATTGGCCGCACTACTTTTCGCGGCGACGACATCGCTTCAGTATCTCGCGCAAGCAACGGGGCTGGATATTCCTTACCAGCTCGTTCTGGCGCTGCCATACGTGCTGACCCTCGCCGCACTCGCCGGGATCGGGGGCCGTGCTGCTCCGCCAGCTACTCTTGCGCGCGTCGAGTAG
- a CDS encoding ABC transporter permease, which translates to MRRTINPRGDRVFALCLVNQSSFWRTPFARAVFVLGGIVVVVPILLAALGFDAASAMLALFRGSLGSVYAITSATLVRATPVILTGLSVAVAFRAGVFNIGAEGQLLAGAVAAAAISLVPRIGSSLASSWIALVAGASAGAAWAGIAALLRARFRVLEVISTILLNFVAVELVGFLVRGPLQEPLHIYPQSTTIPLAARLPRILPNSRLHAGFIIAVAASMVAWWVLRHTAAGFRLRAVGANPDAARVAGQIDVTRTTTRAFIASGAIAGLAGAIELTGVTFALYENLSPGYGYTGIAVALLARLDPLGVVASGLLFGGLEAGASAMQRDAGVPSVVVSIVEALIILGLIVAWPLEMGAARTRTESVVPPEAQEAKASV; encoded by the coding sequence GTGCGACGCACCATCAATCCTCGCGGAGATCGTGTCTTCGCCCTTTGCCTCGTGAACCAGTCGAGCTTCTGGCGGACTCCCTTCGCGCGAGCTGTCTTCGTCCTTGGTGGCATCGTCGTCGTTGTCCCCATTCTTCTTGCAGCCTTGGGGTTCGACGCTGCATCCGCCATGCTTGCGCTCTTTCGCGGCTCGCTTGGATCAGTGTACGCCATTACGTCCGCGACGCTCGTGCGAGCGACTCCGGTGATCCTCACTGGCCTCTCGGTAGCAGTCGCATTTCGAGCGGGCGTGTTCAATATCGGAGCGGAGGGCCAGCTACTTGCCGGTGCCGTGGCGGCGGCGGCGATCTCGCTCGTGCCGCGCATCGGCTCGAGTCTCGCCAGCTCGTGGATTGCCCTCGTTGCCGGGGCAAGCGCCGGCGCCGCGTGGGCGGGCATCGCTGCTCTTTTGCGAGCGCGGTTTCGCGTCCTCGAGGTCATCAGTACGATCTTGCTAAACTTCGTGGCGGTGGAGCTCGTCGGCTTTCTCGTGCGCGGGCCGCTCCAGGAACCGTTGCACATCTATCCCCAATCGACGACGATCCCGCTCGCCGCCAGATTGCCGCGCATTCTGCCCAACTCCCGTCTGCATGCCGGCTTCATCATCGCCGTTGCCGCGTCGATGGTCGCGTGGTGGGTTCTTCGACATACTGCTGCCGGATTCCGGTTGCGCGCGGTGGGCGCAAACCCCGACGCCGCTCGCGTTGCAGGTCAGATCGATGTCACCAGAACGACGACCCGCGCCTTCATCGCGAGCGGTGCAATCGCCGGACTTGCTGGAGCCATCGAGCTCACTGGCGTGACCTTCGCGCTCTACGAGAACCTCTCACCGGGCTATGGCTACACGGGAATCGCGGTCGCGCTCCTGGCGCGCCTCGATCCGTTGGGTGTAGTGGCAAGCGGTCTTTTGTTCGGTGGTCTCGAAGCTGGAGCATCGGCGATGCAGCGCGACGCCGGAGTTCCTTCCGTTGTCGTTTCGATTGTCGAGGCGTTGATCATCCTTGGGCTCATCGTTGCCTGGCCGCTCGAGATGGGAGCAGCGAGGACCCGGACGGAATCAGTGGTTCCCCCCGAGGCTCAGGAAGCCAAGGCATCCGTATGA